CATCGGCTCGACCGCTGCCCAGGTTCCCGATTCGACCTTTATGGCGCAGAAAGAGCGTCAGCTTCACGTCTTCCTGTTGTAGCAAACGTTGGATGACAACCCTTGCAGTAGCGCCATTAGCGCCGAGGATCAGAATTTTTTTCATTTGAGTGATGGGCCGTAACGAGATTTACAGCCTGAGTGAGTTCCTAAGTAAGTTCGTTGTATTGAACAAGAAAACCGTTCCTGGCCGGCACTCGCCTGGAACGGCTGGGAGCATTATCGGCTTTGTATCACGCGGTCTGCCCACCATCGACGACAAATGCTCCACCGACGGCAAAGGCAGCGCCTTCCGAGCACAGCCAGATCACGGTTGACGCAATCTCCTCGGGTTTCCCCATTCGGCCCACTGGCTCCTGAGCAATAACAGCCTCGCGTCCTTCGGGCGTGCCGCCAGAGAAGCGATCCATCATTGGCGTTTCGATGATCCCTGGACAAACTGCATTGATGCGAATCTTGGCGCTTGCATAGTCCAGTGCCGCGGTTTTGGTCAATCCGATGACGCCGTGCTTGGAAGCTGCATAGCCGCCGGATGCAGGAAATCCTTTCACGCCAGCCCCCGACGACGTATTCACGATCGCGCCGCCGCCCTGCTTGAGGATATGCGGGATCTGATATTTCATACACAGGAACACCCCGCGCAGATTCACTGCAATCTGCTGGTCCCAGACATCGACAGGGAGATCCGCAAGCGGAATGTTGGGTTGCTCGATGCCGGCATTGTTGAATGCAAAATCGAGGCCACCGAAGGCGTCGATTGTCTTTTCTATCGCGGCTATCACGTCCGCCTCTTGTGAAACATCGCATACCGCGGCCTGTGCCCGTCCCCCTTCGGCCTCAATTAATCGTACGGTTTCCTGAATCGTGCTTGCCGTATGGCCGGTTGCCATGACATTCGCACCTTCGCGGGCAAAGGCCAATGCCGTTGCGCGGCCAATACCGCTACCAGCGCCGGTGACGAAAGCGGTTTTTCCATCAAATTGTTTCGTAGTCATTAGTTACTCCATATTAGTGATTGATATCGATAGGAAGTTCTTTCGCTATGCTGTCCATGCATCGCACTATCGTTGAAATCTAGGCCAATTGCGGCACCTGACAGTGCCATGCGCCAGGAGTTGTCAGCTCTCCTGGCTATTTCAGGCCTCTCCACCAAAACGTGAAATTCTGGAGCGGATCGGCTAGAAACACCGGCTCACCTATTCGCGGCGTGAGCAGGCGGTAACGTTTCCCCTCGCTGGCTGCGACAGCGCGCTCGAAAGGCTCGTCCCAGGAGTGGCGTGCCAGTGTGAAGCGCCCTGCGTGGCCGCTCAGCAGCGTCCGTGCATTCAGTATTTCGGCAGCGCGGGAAGCTTCTTCCGGATTCATGTGGATATCAGCCCAGCGCACGTTGTACTGACCAGCATCGAGCGCGACGAAATCGAAGCTGTCGAAGCGTTTGCTGATGTTGGCGAAATGCGGCCCAAACCCCGTATCGCCGCTGAAATACAATTTGCGTTGTGGCGTCTGCAGTGCGTAACTGGCCCACAGACTTTGGTTGCGTTTCATGAAGCGGCCAGAGTAGTGCTGCGCCGGCAGCACGTGCACCTGCAAGTCGGGCGCAAGCTCCACCGAGTTGTGCCAGTTCGTTTCCCGAATCTTTTCATCAGGGTAGCCCCAAAGTGACAGGTGGGCCCCGTTGCCCAAGCCCGCAATCACCATCCGCGTCTTCGGTTCGAGGTTCTTCATGGTCCGGTAGTCGAGGTGATCGTAGTGGTCATGTGTGATCAGGACAGCGTCGATTTCCGGCAGGTCCTCGATGGTATAGGGAGTGGTGCCGTCGAAGGCCCGCACCATGCCGGGAATCGGTGCAGCGTAATTGCTGAAGACAGGATCAATCAGGATTCGCTTGCCCCCGATCTGGACGAAATACGAGGAATGCCCGAGCCACACAACGATGTCCTGCTCAAGCGGCAGGCCGGTGAGGCTGGTCTTCACGGATGGCAGGGTGACGGATGGCGCCGGATTGTCACGCGGCTCGAAGCGCCCGCGGATTACCGCAGCGATGAAGCCGAAGCCGCTCGGCCTTGGTGGCGAGGCCACTTCGTTGCGGAACTCGCCGTCGCGGTATTGCGGCGAAGCCTGCAAGGTCGCGGCATCGCGCAAGCGCCCTGTCGTGGGATAGATATATGCGCAGGCGCTCACGCCGGCGACGCACAGCAAAGCCAGGCTGAACTTCAAGAATCGTTTCACTTCGTCTCCAAAAATAGTCGACTGGCAGTCTGTCGGCGATCAGCGCGATTTTGCATTCTTGCGAACACCATTCTTAATGGCCGTTATCTCTGCGACGATCGCCACTGCAATCTCGGGCGGTGTGTGGCTGCCGATCGGTAGTCCGACCGGGCCATGCAGGCGGTTAACCTGGTTCGCGCTAAGGTCGAAATGCATCGCCAGCCGTTCCTTGCGCCGCTCGCTGTTGACGCGCGATCCCAGCGCACCGACGTAGAACGCCGACGACTTCAAAGCCTCCAGCAATGCTAGGTCGTCCAGCTTGGGATCATGCGTGGTGGTGACAACGGCAGTATGCGGGTCCAGCCCGAGCTCGATGGCGACATCGTCGGGCATTCCTGCCAGGAGCGGGACGCCCGGAACGCACCATTCTGAAGAATATTCCGTACGCGGATCGCACACGAATACCGCGTAGCCAAGGGCTTGCGCCATGGGCGCCAGGTAGGCCGCGATCTGGCCCGCACCGATGATGAGCAGGCGCCAGCGCGGCCCGTGGATGGTCTCCAGGTGCGTGCCGTCGAAAGACAGGACGTCCGTGCATGCGGCGTCGTCCAAGCCCACGTCCGGCTCACCCACGATGACCGTGCGCCGCACCAGGCGGCCTTGTGCGATTGTGTCCTTCAGCATCGCCAAGCCAGCGTGACCGGGGTTTGGCTCGACCATAAGCTCCATGGTCCCTCCACAGGGAAGGCCATAGCGCCTTGCTTCATCCTGGGTCACGCCATAGGTCAGCAGGAATGGCAGGCTCGAACGCCACTCGTCGCTGCGAACCTTGGCAATCAGGTCGTCTTCGATGCATCCGCCGGAGACCGAACCGATCACCAGGCCATCTTCGCGCAGGGCCATCCACGACCCGGGCGGGCGCGGCGCCGAGCCCCAGGTGCGTACGACTGTAATCAGTGCAAACCGGTACCCCTCGCTGGCCCAGCGCCCTACACCATCCAGCACTTGCCGGTCCATATCGAACATGGTGATCCTTTGACGCTCAAAAGGATGCCGGCATCTTGGGCAGGAGTTTGTCGAGCGTGACGGGATAATCGCGGATGCGCACGCCGGTGGCGTTGTAGATCGCATTGGCCACCGCAGCGCCGACGCCGCATAATCCCAGCTCGCCCACGCCCTTGGCCTTCATCGGCGAGGACATCGCGTCGACCTCGTCGAGAAAAATGACCTCCTGGTGCGGGATGTCGGCATGCACCGGCACTTCGTAGCCGGCCAGATCATGGTTGACGAAGTAGCCGATACGCTTGTCGACAACGAGGTGTTCCATCGTCGCGCCGCCCACGCCCATGGTCATCGCGCCGATCAGTTGGCTGCGCGCCGATTTGGGGTTCAGGATACGGCCGGCCGCGCACACCGCGAGCATGCGGCGTATGCGGATTTCAGCGGTGGTGATGTCAACGCCCACTTCGACGAAATGCGCACCGAATGTCGATTGTTGGAACTGCTTTTCCAGGTCGCCGTATTCCATCTTGTCTTCGGCCGTGACTTCGCCCTGGGCGGCAATCTCGTGCAGCATGACGGAGCGCCCGCCGGCTGCGACGGCGCCGTTGGCAAACTGCGCGCTCGCCGCATCGAGTCCTGCCTTTTGCGCGATCTGCTCGCGCAGCTTGACGCAGGCGGCATACACGCCCGCGGTCGCGCTGTTGGCGCCGAATTGGCCGCCCGATCCGGCCGAGACCGGAAAATTCGAGTCGCCAAGACGAACGGCGATCCGATCGATTGGTAGCCCAAGCATCTCGGCAGCGGTCTGGGCAATGATTGTATAGCTGCCCGTGCCGATATCGGTCATGTCAGTTTCGACAGTCACCTTGCCGTCACGTTCGAGCCGTACCCGCGCCGCCGAAGCGATATTCATGTTGTTGCGGAAGGCTGCCGCCATGCCCATGCCAACCAGCCAGCGGCCATCCCTCACCTTGGCCGGCATGGGGTTGCGGTTTTTCCATGCGAAGCGGTCGGCGCCAGTACGCAGGCACTGCACGAAGCGGCGTTGCGAGAACTTGCGGCCGGCTTGCTGCGGATCGACGGTCGTGTCGTTGATGATGCGGAAGGTTACCGGATCCATCTTCAGCTTCTCCGCCATCTCGTCCATCGCCACTTCCAGTGCCATCAAGCCTGGCGCCTCGCCCGGTGCGCGCATCGCATTGCCTTCCGGGAGGTCGAGCGTGGCCAGGCGCATGCGTGTCAGGCGGTTGGCTCCCGCATACAGCAGGCGCGTCTGGTTCACGGCGGTCTCCGGCCCGCCGCCGGGCAGGTCTCCGGACCAGCTTTCGTGCGCGATGGCAGTGATGCGGCCTTCGCGCGTGGCGCCGATGCGCAGGCGCTGGATAGTGGCAGGACGATGTGTCGTGTTATTCATGATCAACGAGCGCTGCAACGCGACTTTCACCGGGCGGCCTGCTGCGCGGGCGCCCAAGGCAGCCAGCACGGCTTCGGCGCGCAGGAATAGCTTGCCGCCGAATCCGCCACCAATGTAGGGCGATACCATCCGCACGTTCCGTGCGGGGATGCCCAGGGTTTTGGCGAGATCCTGCCTGCCCCAGTCGATCATCTGGTTCGACGTGTACAGCGTGAGTTGTTCGCCCTCCCAGACGGCGACGGAGGTATACGGCTCCATCATCGCGTGGCTCTGGTCCGGCGTCGTGTAAGTGGCGTCCAGTTTCACCGGCGCATTGGCAAAGCCGCGCTCGAAGTTGCCTGTCTTGCTGTCCGCATTGTCCTGTCCCGCCGGTTCGACGGCAGCCGCTTTCGCCTGGCCGAGGTCATATGCGCCTCGTTGCTTCGCGTAGGATGGCTTGACCAGGGAGGCGGCGGCCCGCGCCTGCTCGAAGGACTCTGCAACGACAATGGCAACCGCCTGGTGATAGTGCTGGACCTCCGGTCCCGCCAGCAGGTGGGCGGTATTGAACTTGCCTTTGCCAAGCTTGCCGGCATTTTCATGGGTGATAATGGCGAGCACCCCAGGCGCTTTGCGGGCGGCGCTGGTATCAATCGAGGTGATACGGCCTTTCGCGATCGCCGCACCAACGACGTAGCCGTACGCCGCGTTCGGTGCTTCCTGGTGGTGCTCGTGGGCATAGCGTGCACCGCCTGTCGTTTTCAGCGGGCCGTCGATCCGGTCGAGCGGTTGGCCAATCACCTTCATCTGGTCGATAGGATTAGTGCCGGCGGGTGTGATGAATTTCATGCTTGGCCTTTTCTGGCTTGTGCCAGCAGGGAATCAATCGTGCGCTGAACGAGCACGACCTTGAATGCGTTCTCTTCCGTCGTGCGGGCACCGGCCAGCAGCAGGGCCGAGAACGCCTTTCCGCCTTGTGGCAGCACCTGTTCCGCTCCCGGCACGCGCCACGGGCGATGCGCAACCCCACCCACCGCGACGCGTCCGGTGCCGTCGGGCTGGATCACCGCCGCCACCGAGACCAGGGCAAATGCGTAGGAAGCGCGGTCACGGACCTTCTGATAGAAGTGCTGGCCGCCCAGCGGGCGCGGCAGCGTCACGGCAGTGATCAGTTCGCCCTGCCGCAGTGCGGTCTCGATGTGCGGGGTGTTGCCCGGCAGTCTGTAGAAGTCTGCGATCGGGATCGTGCGCCTGACGCCATCTGCAGCGACCGCCTCCACGCCCGCGTCGAGCAACTGCATGGCGACGGCCATGTCGCTCGGGTGGGTTGCAATGCAGGCAGTGCTCTGTCCAACGATTGCATGGCCACGCGTATAGCCGCCGATCGCCGAGCATCCGCTGCCAGGCAGGCGCTTGTTGCATGGCTGGTTGGTGTCGTAGAAGTACGGGCAGCGGGTTCGCTGCAGCAGGTTCCCCGCCGTGGTCGCCTTGTTGCGCAACTGGGCGGAGGCGCCTGCCAGCAGGGCACGCGACAGCACGCCATAATCGCGGCGCACGCGCATGGCGGCGGCAAGATCGGTGTTGCGCACTAGCGCGCCGATGCGCAGGCCGCCATCGCCGGTGGGTTCGATCTTGTCCAGACCCAGCCCGTTGACGTCGATCAAGTGCGTTGGTGTCTCGATCTCGAGCTTCATCAGGTCCAGCAGGTTGGTCCCGCCGGCAATGAAACGGCTGCCCGGCCGACGCAGCGCCGCCGCTGCAGCTTCGGCGGGCGAGTGTGCGCGTTCATAGGTAAACGCCCTCATGCCCGGCCTCCGGCGACTTCGTTGATCGCATCCACGATATTGGAGTACGCCCCGCAGCGACAGATGTTGCCGCTCATGCGCTCGCGCAGCTCGTCGAGCGACAGCATAGGTTGCGCGGTGAGGTCGCCGCTGACGTGACTTGGAATGCCTTGCTTGACCTCATCGAGGGCGGCGACAGCTGAGCAGATCTGGCCTGGCGTGCAATAACCGCACTGATAGCCATCGTGTTTGATGAACGCGGCCTGCATCGGATGCAGTTTCCCCGGCTGCCCAAGACCTTCAATCGTGGTCACCTGCGCGCCCTCGTGCATGATTGCCAGACTCAGACAGGAGTTGATTCGGCGACCGTCGACGATGACAGTACAAGCGCCGCATTGTCCCTGGTCACACCCCTTCTTGGTGCCGTTCAAATGCATGTGCTCGCGCAGGAGGTCGAGCAGGGTGGTGCGGGTATCGACATCCTTCTCGAAACGGCTGCCGTTGACCGTGAGTGAAACTTTGCCGGTCACAGGGTTGAGCGTGGTTTGCGCCGTGCTGGTGCTGTTTGATGGACTCTGGGCTGCCGCAATCGGCACAGCGGCCGCGCTGGCGGACAGCGCGCCGGCGATTAGTACATTGCGCCGTGTCTGATCGATATCGCTGGTATCTTGCATGGAATCCTTCCGGTGGCTCGTGTTATTGCATGGGAAAGAGCGCTGGCAACCTGACCCAAACGCTCGAATATCGTAGTGATGGTATGCCAAGACTTATGCACGATTGATACCGCTGATAGATATGACCTTATGAAAAGGATTCATCAATCGATAGATCCTCGCAGCCATGCGGCAGAGAATAACCCCGAACATTAATTAACTGAGCTCATAAAGCCAAGTAAATAAGTCTGCACTTCTTTCATATATTCTCCCTTACCATCCTCGATGGAAATATCCAATTTCATTGAAGGAATTTCATGAACGCAAAATTTGAGGCGCACGTGCCGCCGCAACATCTGGACGCTGGCAATCCGGGGTCTTCCGGTATCGCAGGCAACAGCCGCGCCTCCTGGGGCGGCGTTTTTGCTTTATCGCTCTCTGCGTTCGTGCTTGTCGCTTCCGAATTCATGCCGGTCAGCCTGCTGACCCAGGTCGCGACAGACCTGAGCGTGACTGAAGGCCAGGCCGGACAGTCGATTGCCGTATCGGGGGTGTTCGCCCTGATGACGAGCCTGTTGATTTCGTCAGTGGCAAGGAGCCTTGACCGCAAGAAGTTGCTGTTGGGTTTGACACTACTGATGGTCATTGCCGGGACCATTGCAGCGTTCGCCCCAAGCTATACGGTATTCATGATTGGCCGTGCGTTCCTCGGTATTGCCATCGGCGGCTTCTGGTCGATGTCTGCCGCAGTCGCGATACGTCTTGTGTCAATTGACCAAGTGCCGAAAGCACTCGCTGTTGTCAACGGCGGCAATGCCCTTGCCACCGTGGTGGCAGCGCCGCTGGGCAGTTTTTTGGGCGCCATCGTTGGATGGCGCGGGGCATTCTTCTCCCTGATTCCGATTGCGATCATCGCCCTGGCCTGGAAGCTGATCAGTCTTCCAGCGATGCCTGCTGTGCCGGGTCGTCAACCAAACAGTCTCTTCAGTTTATTGAAGCGCAAACCGGTCGTGCTCGGCCTGGCGGCAGTGAGTGTGCTCTTCATGGGGCAATTCACCCTGTTTACTTATCTGCGCCCATTCCTTGAAGGTGTAACGCGCACGAGCGCGACGATGACGTCGGCGATGCTTCTCATCATCGGTATCGCTGGTTTCGTCGGAACGATCCTGATCGGCCGTGTATTGAAGGGCTACTTGTACCGGACCGTGGTCGTGATCCCGTTGACGATGGCAGCGATCGCACTTGCGCTGATCGCGTTCGGCGACTCCGTCGTGACGACTGGGGTGTTGCTCGGCCTATGGGGCCTGCTCGCGACCTCGGCGCCTGTCGGCTGGTGGACCTGGCTCGCTCGTACGCTGCCTGACGATGCCGAAGCAGGCGGCGGCTTGATGGTTGCTGTCGTGCAGCTCGCAATCGGCACCGGGGCCGCTGCCGGCGGCATCCTGTTCGATTGGTATGGTTATCGGGCGACATTCGGGGCGAGCGCATCCATCCTAGTGGTCGCGGCGGTTCTCGCTGTGTTGGCGGCACGGTCTGCCGACCGTTCTGCTTAGGTATGTCGCACCAAGACGCCGAGATTCCGATCTGGATCAGCACTAGTCAATTTCTACGGAGCGAGTCCTTGGCGTCGTCAAGCATGGGGCGACGTTCCCCTTCTTTGCCACTTTCAATCACCACATCGGAGCAGATATGAAAACAACTGTCATGACAGCGTCACTCCTGCTGCTGAGCGCATCAGCATTTGCCCAAAGCACGGGTCCCACCGTTGCGCCGGGCAAGACGACAACAGCGAGTACCGGCGCAGCCGCGCAGGAAATGGTCATCGCACGAGCAGGAAGCCAGGCATCGTCCAAAGGGCCTGCACAGTATTTCACGGGGAGCGTCCGGGTCGATCCGCTGTTTGGTGCGAGGGCGCCATCGACGGCGGCCGGGG
Above is a window of Pseudoduganella dura DNA encoding:
- a CDS encoding glucose 1-dehydrogenase encodes the protein MTTKQFDGKTAFVTGAGSGIGRATALAFAREGANVMATGHTASTIQETVRLIEAEGGRAQAAVCDVSQEADVIAAIEKTIDAFGGLDFAFNNAGIEQPNIPLADLPVDVWDQQIAVNLRGVFLCMKYQIPHILKQGGGAIVNTSSGAGVKGFPASGGYAASKHGVIGLTKTAALDYASAKIRINAVCPGIIETPMMDRFSGGTPEGREAVIAQEPVGRMGKPEEIASTVIWLCSEGAAFAVGGAFVVDGGQTA
- a CDS encoding MBL fold metallo-hydrolase, which codes for MKRFLKFSLALLCVAGVSACAYIYPTTGRLRDAATLQASPQYRDGEFRNEVASPPRPSGFGFIAAVIRGRFEPRDNPAPSVTLPSVKTSLTGLPLEQDIVVWLGHSSYFVQIGGKRILIDPVFSNYAAPIPGMVRAFDGTTPYTIEDLPEIDAVLITHDHYDHLDYRTMKNLEPKTRMVIAGLGNGAHLSLWGYPDEKIRETNWHNSVELAPDLQVHVLPAQHYSGRFMKRNQSLWASYALQTPQRKLYFSGDTGFGPHFANISKRFDSFDFVALDAGQYNVRWADIHMNPEEASRAAEILNARTLLSGHAGRFTLARHSWDEPFERAVAASEGKRYRLLTPRIGEPVFLADPLQNFTFWWRGLK
- a CDS encoding XdhC family protein, which produces MFDMDRQVLDGVGRWASEGYRFALITVVRTWGSAPRPPGSWMALREDGLVIGSVSGGCIEDDLIAKVRSDEWRSSLPFLLTYGVTQDEARRYGLPCGGTMELMVEPNPGHAGLAMLKDTIAQGRLVRRTVIVGEPDVGLDDAACTDVLSFDGTHLETIHGPRWRLLIIGAGQIAAYLAPMAQALGYAVFVCDPRTEYSSEWCVPGVPLLAGMPDDVAIELGLDPHTAVVTTTHDPKLDDLALLEALKSSAFYVGALGSRVNSERRKERLAMHFDLSANQVNRLHGPVGLPIGSHTPPEIAVAIVAEITAIKNGVRKNAKSR
- the paoC gene encoding aldehyde oxidoreductase molybdenum-binding subunit PaoC — encoded protein: MKFITPAGTNPIDQMKVIGQPLDRIDGPLKTTGGARYAHEHHQEAPNAAYGYVVGAAIAKGRITSIDTSAARKAPGVLAIITHENAGKLGKGKFNTAHLLAGPEVQHYHQAVAIVVAESFEQARAAASLVKPSYAKQRGAYDLGQAKAAAVEPAGQDNADSKTGNFERGFANAPVKLDATYTTPDQSHAMMEPYTSVAVWEGEQLTLYTSNQMIDWGRQDLAKTLGIPARNVRMVSPYIGGGFGGKLFLRAEAVLAALGARAAGRPVKVALQRSLIMNNTTHRPATIQRLRIGATREGRITAIAHESWSGDLPGGGPETAVNQTRLLYAGANRLTRMRLATLDLPEGNAMRAPGEAPGLMALEVAMDEMAEKLKMDPVTFRIINDTTVDPQQAGRKFSQRRFVQCLRTGADRFAWKNRNPMPAKVRDGRWLVGMGMAAAFRNNMNIASAARVRLERDGKVTVETDMTDIGTGSYTIIAQTAAEMLGLPIDRIAVRLGDSNFPVSAGSGGQFGANSATAGVYAACVKLREQIAQKAGLDAASAQFANGAVAAGGRSVMLHEIAAQGEVTAEDKMEYGDLEKQFQQSTFGAHFVEVGVDITTAEIRIRRMLAVCAAGRILNPKSARSQLIGAMTMGVGGATMEHLVVDKRIGYFVNHDLAGYEVPVHADIPHQEVIFLDEVDAMSSPMKAKGVGELGLCGVGAAVANAIYNATGVRIRDYPVTLDKLLPKMPASF
- a CDS encoding FAD binding domain-containing protein, yielding MRAFTYERAHSPAEAAAAALRRPGSRFIAGGTNLLDLMKLEIETPTHLIDVNGLGLDKIEPTGDGGLRIGALVRNTDLAAAMRVRRDYGVLSRALLAGASAQLRNKATTAGNLLQRTRCPYFYDTNQPCNKRLPGSGCSAIGGYTRGHAIVGQSTACIATHPSDMAVAMQLLDAGVEAVAADGVRRTIPIADFYRLPGNTPHIETALRQGELITAVTLPRPLGGQHFYQKVRDRASYAFALVSVAAVIQPDGTGRVAVGGVAHRPWRVPGAEQVLPQGGKAFSALLLAGARTTEENAFKVVLVQRTIDSLLAQARKGQA
- the paoA gene encoding aldehyde dehydrogenase iron-sulfur subunit PaoA; its protein translation is MQDTSDIDQTRRNVLIAGALSASAAAVPIAAAQSPSNSTSTAQTTLNPVTGKVSLTVNGSRFEKDVDTRTTLLDLLREHMHLNGTKKGCDQGQCGACTVIVDGRRINSCLSLAIMHEGAQVTTIEGLGQPGKLHPMQAAFIKHDGYQCGYCTPGQICSAVAALDEVKQGIPSHVSGDLTAQPMLSLDELRERMSGNICRCGAYSNIVDAINEVAGGRA
- a CDS encoding MFS transporter produces the protein MNAKFEAHVPPQHLDAGNPGSSGIAGNSRASWGGVFALSLSAFVLVASEFMPVSLLTQVATDLSVTEGQAGQSIAVSGVFALMTSLLISSVARSLDRKKLLLGLTLLMVIAGTIAAFAPSYTVFMIGRAFLGIAIGGFWSMSAAVAIRLVSIDQVPKALAVVNGGNALATVVAAPLGSFLGAIVGWRGAFFSLIPIAIIALAWKLISLPAMPAVPGRQPNSLFSLLKRKPVVLGLAAVSVLFMGQFTLFTYLRPFLEGVTRTSATMTSAMLLIIGIAGFVGTILIGRVLKGYLYRTVVVIPLTMAAIALALIAFGDSVVTTGVLLGLWGLLATSAPVGWWTWLARTLPDDAEAGGGLMVAVVQLAIGTGAAAGGILFDWYGYRATFGASASILVVAAVLAVLAARSADRSA